The Cellulophaga sp. RHA19 genome includes the window GAAGATTTATTTTGTCACAAAGTAGATATTACAAATTCATCAGAAATAGATAGTTTAAACACAACAATTGGTGGTTGGGATAATCTAGATTATTTGGTAAATGCATCAGGTATATTTGGGCCAAAAGCTTTTTTAGATCATACTTTAGAAGATTATAACTCTTACCAAGATTTAAACCGTGGTTTCTTTTTTATTACACAGAATGTAGCTAAAAAAATGGCATCTACAGGTGGCGGTTCTATTGTAAACGTAGGTTCTATGTGGGCAAAACAAGCGGTAAAGGCAACACCTTCTTCTGCATATTCTATGCAAAAAGCAGGTTTACATTCTTTAACTCAGCATTTGGCTATGGAGCTTGCAGATAAAAAAATTAGAGTAAATGCAGTTTCTCCAGCAGTAGTGCAAACACCAGTTTATGATAGTGTTTTTGGAGATAATGATAAGGCAACCGAAGCATTAAAAGGTTTTAATGGTTTTCATCCAATAGGAAGAATAGGACAACCAAGTGATATAGCAAAAACCATACACTTTCTGTTGTCTGATAGTGCTTCATGGGTAACAGGTGCTATTTGGGATACAGATGGTGGTGTAATGTCTGGAAGAAATTAATTTTTTAATCTAAATATAATAGTCTTATGTATGATATGAGCAACCTTAAGAAATTAGGAAAATTAGGTAAAAATGCATCTCCGGCAATGCAAGCTTTTCAGGTTTTTGATGAAGCAGCTTTAGCAGATGGTGTAATACCAAAAAAGTATAAAGAATTGATAGCAGTTGCAGTAGCATTAACTACACAGTGTCCTTATTGTTTAGAAATACATAAAAAACAAGCAGAAAATGCAGGGGCAACACAAGAAGAGTTAGCAGAAGTTACATTTGTTGCAGCAGCATTACGTGCAGGAGCCGCAGTTGTTCACGGCACACATTTAATGAATAAATAAAAATGATTAATACTACTAAATATATTATAATTGGTGCCGGACTTTCTGGGCTAACATCTGCATATGAATTGCATAAGTCTGGAGAAAAAGATTTTTTAGTTTTAGATTCCAGAGCCAAAATTGGAGGCAGAATAGTTACTAAAAATCATATAGATTTAGGAGCTACTTGGTTCCAAAGTCACCATACAAATGTAAATGCTATATTGAGGGAATTAAACATCAATAAATTTCCTCAATATACTAGTGGTAATAGTGTTTTGGTTTATAGTTCTATGGCTCCGGCTCATTATTTTAAAAGTGATCCTGATGCACCTTCTGCATCTAGAATTTCTGGCGGATCTAGTACTTTAATAACCAAATTAGCACAAGGTTTTACAGGTAAAATAATAACAGATGCTACAGTTTTACAAATTGAAGAAGAAGGTAATTACATAAAAGTTAGTACTAAAGACAAAACTTATATAGCAGAAAAAGTGGTGCTAACTGTACCGCCACGTATAATTTCTAGAATTAATTTTTCTCCAGAACTACCGACTAACTTAATTGATACAATGAAAAATACACATACTTGGATGAGTAATGCTATAAAAGTTGGACTAAAATTTAAAGAACCTTTTTGGAAGCAAAAAGGCTTGTCAGGTACTATTATAGGTCAAGTTGGTGCGGTTACAGAGTTGTATGATCATTGTAATTCTGATAATAATGATTATAGTTTAATGGGTTTTGTAAATGAAGCATTACGAGATTTAACAGCAAAAGAACGTAAAAACAAAATTCTGTCTTATCTTTCTAAATATTTGGGAGAAGAAGTACTAGATTATACGTTTTATTATGAAAAAGACTGGTCTAAAGACGTAAACACATCTTGCAAAACAATTAAGTCTATTTATATGAGTCCAACCTACGGAGATTCTCTTTTTGCCAATACATACTTTAATGGTAAGTTAATTTTTTCGGGAACAGAAACATCTCCTGTTTATGGAGGCTATATGGATGGAGCTATTTACAGTGGAAAATTAGCAGCTAAAAAATTATTAGATAGTTGAAAAATTTTAATAAAATAGAACAATATCATTTGCATAAGGCGTACCCAAACAAGCTACAGTTTCAGGTGTACGACTTAAAAGAATACCGCAAAAAAAATCCTGAAAAAGCAGCAATACCGCATTCACATAGTTATTATCAAATAATTTGGTTTTTTAATGAAGGTGGTACGCATACCATAGACTTTAAAACCTATGATATAAAAGAAAATAGTGTGCTTTTTACCAATAAAGATCAAATACATTCTTTTGATGATAATTTGGAGGTAGAAGGTTGGTTAATTCATTTTAACGAAAGTTTTTTTATGCATTCTGATGTAGATATATTTTTAAAGTATACTATTTTTAATGTAGAACAAAACTCTTGTTACCACATAGATAAAGAAACAGCAGAAATAGCAGAGCATCACATTAAATTAATACAAAAAGAACTGCCTAAAGAGTTAAAGTTTGGTCACGAGGATACTGTGCGTTTTTTATTAAAATCATTATTAATAAACTTAGAAAGGGTACATCATTTAAATGATGATAAAAAGTTAAGAATTAACAATACGTACGAGCGGCAGTTGTTCAATTTTAAAGATCTTATAGAGGTTAACTACAACAAAGGATTATCTATTACTGCGTATGCAGACATTTTAAATATTTCTTCAAGAACATTAACAAGTATAACCAAAACGTTGTTAGGTAAATCACCTTCTCAATTACTAAAAGAGCGCATTATTCTAGAAGCAAAACGTTTGCTAAAATTTACATCACTGCAGAGTAATGAAATTGCTTTTCGTCTGGGTTTTGAAGACGACTCTTATTTTGTAAAATACTTTAAAAAAAGCGTTGGTATTTTACCAAGTGCATACCGTAGTGGTATTAAGTAAATTAAAATTTATATTAAGCTGTTGTTTTTAAGTAGTTTATTTATAAATATAACAAAATGTTCCCCTTATTATTATGAAATCATCACTACGTATTTATACGTAATTATCTATCTTTCCATAGTAAAAAAATAGTGTTATTACACCTATTATTTAGAGCTATGCAAAAGAATACATCACATAAAACAATTTGTTCCTATTGCGGGGTAGGTTGCGGAATAGTAGTAAGTAAAGATGCTAAAGGAGTTTTAACTGTAGAAGGAGATAAGGAGTACCCAGTTAATAAAGGTATGCTTTGTTCTAAAGGGAAAAATTTAAACTACGTAGCTCAAGATACTACAGATCGTATTTTGTATCCAGAAATGCGTTGGAGTAGAAACCACCCATTACAAAGAGTATCTTGGAATGATGCGTTTAAAAGGGCAGCAGCAGTTTTTAAAAGTATTATAGATAAGCACGGACCCAATAGTGTTGGTTTTTATGTGTCTGGACAATGCTTAACAGAAGAATATTACTTGGCTAATAAATTAATAAAAGGCTTTATTGGTAGTAATAACATAGATACCAACTCGCGCTTATGTATGAGTTCTGCTGTAGTAGGTTACAAAAAAACTGTGGGAGAGGACTCTGTGCCAATTGCCTATGCAGATATAGAGTTGGCAGATTGTTTTTTAATAGCAGGTGCTAACCCAGCGTGGTGTCATCCAATACTATTTAGGCGTCTAGAAAAGCATAAAGAGGAAAACCCTAATGTAAAAATAATAGTAGTAGACCCAAGAAAAACTCAGACTTGTGCTTCTGCAGATTTGCATTTGCAAATTTTACCAGGTACAGATGTGATTCTTTTTAATGCTATTGCACGTGTGCTTATAGAAAAAAAGAAAATAGATAAAAGTTTTATAAAAAAACACACCGTTAATTTTGAAGAATGCAAAGCAAGTGCTTTTCAACTAACGCTAAATGCTGCTGCCAAAAAATGCGGAATAAAAGCAGAGGATATAAAAAAAGCAGCGCTTTATATTGGTAATGCAAAAGGCTTTATTAGTATGTGGACAATGGGGCTCAACCAAAGTGTAATTGGTGTTTCTAAAAATGTAGCACTGCTAAATATATCACTACTTACAGGGCAAATAGGCAAACCGGGTGCTGGTCCGTTTTCTTTAACAGGCCAACCAAATGCAATGGGAGGTCGTGAGGTTGGCGGTATGGCAAATTTGTTGGCTGTACATAAAGATCTAAATAATCCTGAACACAGAAAAGAGGTGTCAGATTTTTGGGGAGGAACAGAAATACAAGCCAAACCGGGTTATACAGCAACTGAAATGTTTAACGCTTTAGATGAAGGAAAATTAAAGGCTATTTGGGTTATTTGTACCAATCCTGCGGTGAGTATGCCAAATGTAAATAAAGTAGAACGTGCCTTAAAAAAAGCAAGTTTTGTTGTAGTACAAGATATATCGCACAATTCAGAAACCACAAAGTTTGCAGATTTACTTTTGCCTGCCGCTGGTTGGTTAGAGAAAGAAGGTACAATGACAAATTCTGAAAGACGAATTAGTTACCTGCCTAAGGTTATAGATGCACCAGGAGAGGCTTTGCCAGATGCAGAAATATTATGGCGTTTTGCACAAGAAATGGGGTATTCTGGTTTCAATTATAACAGTGCAAGTGAGGTTTATGACGAGTATTGTTTGTTAACAAAAGGCACAAGTATAGATGTCTCTGGCTTGTCCTACAACAGGCTAAAAAACGAAGGAAGTTTTCAATGGCCAGTACCACATAACAATCACCCTGGAACCCAACGTTTATTTAGCGACTTTATTTTTAATACTCCAGATAGCAAAGCACATTTTAATGCTCCTTCAGAAATATATAATCAATCTGAAGAAACAAATGTAGACTATCCTTTAATTTTAAATACAGGTAGAGTAAGAGACCAATGGCACACTAGAACAAAAACAGGTAAAGTAAAACGATTACTAACTCATATACCTACGCCTTATTTAGAAATGAATAAAGTAGATGCTTTTTTAAGAAAATTAAAAGAAGGGGATATTGCAGTTGTTAAAAGTAGAAGAGGAGAAGTACAGGTTAAGGTAACTATAAATTTTGATATTAGAGAGCAGGTGGTTTTTTTACCAATGCATTGGGGTAAAATATTAAATAACGATTTTGGTAGGGCTAATAACTTAACTAATGATATTGTAGATCCTGTGTCTAAAGAACCAGATTTTAAATATTGTGCCGTTGAGGTTAAAAAGTATGTAAAGCCCAAGCAAAAGGTAATTGTGGTAGGTGCAGGTGCAGCCGCATACAGGTTTATACAAACCTACAGAGAAAAAAATACAGTAGATGAGTTGCACGTGTTTTCTAAAGAAAAAGATCCGTTTTATAACAGGGTTTTGTTGCCAGAATATGTTAGTAATGAGCTGTCTTGGCAAGCATTAGAAAAACTTAAAAAAGGCGAATTAAAAAAATTAAATGTGCACCTGCATTCTGGTGTTGGAGTAATTAATGTAAATGATAAAGCTAAAGAAATTGTAGATGCTAATGGCGTTACGCATAGTTATAATTTGTTAATTATGGCAACTGGTAGCAGGGCATTTGTGCCTAGTGACGTGCCTATAAACTTACCAGGCAGATTTACAATGAGGGAGCGTGGAGATGCAGATAAATTGAAAAAGTATTTACAAGAAACAGGATTGCCTAATAACGAACAACATGTGGTTATAGTAGGTGGCGGACTTTTAGGCTTAGAGTTAGCGGCTGCATTAAAAAAGATAAATGTAAATATTAGTATTATACAAAGAGCACCAAGATTAATGGAGCGCCAATTAGACAATGTGGCAAGCAGGTTGTTGGCACAAGATGTTTTAGAAAGAGATATAAACTTATATTTTGATAATGAAGTAAGTACTGTTTTTGATGAAAAGACAAGTAGTCATAGTATTTTGGTGAACCTAAAAACAGGAAAAACTATAAAATGTAATGCTATAGTTTACGCCATTGGTACCAGACCAAACATAGAGTTAGCAAAACAAACTAAGTTAAAAACTAGGCGTGGTGTTGTGGTAAATTCTTATATGCAAACAAGCAACTCTTCTATTTTTGCTTTGGGTGAAATAGCAGAGTTTAACAATTCACTTTTTGGTATTACATCCGCAGCAGAACAGCAAGCAGATATAGCAGCTAATTATATTTTAGGAGACTTTAGTAGCATTTATAACGGGTCTGTTTTAATGAATATTTTAAAGTTTGAAAATCTAGACCTGTGCAGTATAGGTATGGTAAACTCTCCAGCAAATGACTCTAGTTATGAAGAAATTATTTTAATGGATGTAAGCAAGCGTTTTTATAAAAAATGTATTGTAAAAGATGATACATTAAAAGGGGCTATTTTAATGGGTGATAAAAATGAATTTGCAGAATTTAAACGTTTAATTGAAGAGGAAATAGAGCTATCTGAAAAACGAAACGAGCTGTTAAGAGGCGCGTCTAGTTCGGTACCTTTAAAAGGGAAATTAGTGTGCTCATGTAGTCAAGTTGGAGAAGGAAATATTATAGAAACAGTACAAGGTGGCTGTACAGATTTCGCAAAATTATGCTCGCAAACAGGAGCAGGTTTAGGCTGTGGTAGTTGCAAGCCAGAAATTAAAGAAATACTAAATAGTCAGCTTCAATTAGCAAATTAATAGTTTTATTATGAATGATGATTTACATAGAATTTTAATTAAAGGTGGCGTTACCTCTCCAGGAGAATTAAAAGACAGTATAACAATGTTAGAGGCAGCTGGCCTTAAAGAAGTTTATTTTGGCTCTAGGCAAGATTTGTTATTTCCGTTAGAAAATACCAAAGAAGAACAGTTAGAGCGTATATCAGAATACAACACAGATATTGTTGGTACACGAGCTTATCAAAACATAGTGTCATCTTATGTATGTGCAGATATTTTTGATATGACTTTTTGGTTAAAAGGGTCTACTTTTTTATACATTTTAGAACGTTTTAATTATCTGCCTAAATTAAAAATAAACATAACCGACCCTAAACAACGTCTGGTTCCTATTTTTAGTGGTAATTTAAATTTTATAGCATCAGAGAGTGAAGATTATTGGTATTTAAATGTAAAACTGCCACATTGGAAAAAAGGAGACTATTACCCAGTATTAGTGTATAGTTGGGATATTAATATTATATCTAAAGCTATTGAAGATATTTATGAAGATGTAGAAAATGTTGAAGAATTATTTTTTGTCCTGAGTAAAAAGTTAGACACAAATAATAAAAGTATAGAAAAAGATTTAGAGGTGCCATACTTAACTTTTCCGTATTATGAAGGGATGAACCGTATGGGGCTAGACCAATATTGGCTTGGGTTGTATTGGAGAAATAATAAATATGATCTAAAATTTTTAAAAGAGTTTTGCGGCTTTTGTTTAGACAACGGAATAGGTAAAATTTGTATTACACCTTGGAAATCTTTTATAGTAAAAGGTATTAAAAAACAAAGTAGACCAAACTTAGAACGCTTTTTAGGGCAAAGAGGAATAAATATTAGGCACTCGCAGTTAGAAATGAATTGGCATTTGCCAGTAGATGACTTAGAAGCTTTAGAGTTAAAAAACTTTTTGGTTTTGAGTTTAAATCAGAATGATATTAGTACTTACGGTTTAACTTTTGGGTTAAGTAATGAGTCTGGTAAAAGATCTCATTTTGCATCAGTAATTATAGAAAAAAATACAACACCAACAATAGCAAAAGACTTTGTAATTAGGCCAACATATAATGTGCTTCATTTTAAAAATTTTGACCCTAATACGCATATTTACAAGGCATATGCATTAGATGTAGATAAGATAGAGCTACCCGGACTTTTAATGGAGTTAAGTAAAAAGTATTTTAAACAACTAGGCCGTGCAGATGTAGTTGCTCCAGAGGATAGCAGTAAAGCAGAGCAACTGGTAAAAGCGGTACACCAATGTGTTTCTTGTTTTACGGTTTATGATGAAGAGTACGGAGACACTACTTTTAATATCTCTCCAAATACCGCTTTTGCAGACTTGCCAGAAAACTATAAATGCTCGGTTTGTGATGCTCCAAAATCTAATTACAAGAGTGTAGAATTAACAATTTTATAAGAACGCTAGTTCACTTTTAGGTATATAAATTATGATACAATGCTTATCTTTATAAAGTAAAAGAGGATTTCTTTTTTTAATTCTTTTTTAGTTATTGATAAACAGGTTATTATAAATGAAGGAGAGTAAAAAACCAGACAATGTAGTTTTTAATGTAGAAAACCAAAAGTATGATGCGGCACTTAAGCCATACGCAACATCTGTTGGTGCACCAGTAATTACCACTACAGATAATATAGCCTGGAAAAATAGGAGTATTAATAAAGTAAACCACAAGTTAGAGGCAAGGTATTTAGAGCTAAAAGCACAGTATGATGCTATGCTAGAGCAATACGAGTACAACAAATTAATTTTTGACGCTAAGTTTACTTTTGAGCCTATTGTTGGGCAAACTTATCATTTATACAAAAGAGAAAATAACGAAACTTTTTTATCTATTATAAAACCTAACGAATGTAACTTTAATTATATGGGGAGTTTTTATTTAAACGTAGAGCTAATCTGGGAAAAAATATAAATAAAGGCTAGCTATGAGCTCATTAATAAATAATACACCAGATGTATTCCCTACAGGTATAAAAGAAATTTACCAACGCGTAAACCAAGTTAATCCTGTAAAATATGCATCTACAAGAAATTATATTAACGGAGCAGTAACCCATTTGTCTCCCTATATTTCTAGAGGTGTAATTTCTACTAAATTTGTATTAAAAGAGGTTTTAGCTAAAGGATACACACCTGCACAAATTGAAAAGTTTATACAAGAATTAGCGTGGAGAGATTATTGGCAACAGGTTTGGATAGCAAAAGGAGAAGAAGTTAATACAGATTTAAAACACACACAAACACCTGTGTCTAACACGCAAATGCCAAAGTCAATTGTTAAGGCAAATACAGGGATAATAGCTGTAGATGATGCAATACGTAAATTGGAAGATTTTGGGTATATGCATAATCACTTACGTATGTATGTAGCATCTTTAGTTTGTAATATAGGGCAAAGCCATTGGTTGTTACCTGCCAAATGGATGTACTATAATTTATTAGATGCAGATTGGGCTAGTAATGCGTTAAGTTGGCAATGGGTAGCTGGGGCTAATGCCAATAAAAAATATTATGCAAACCAAGAAAATATTAATAAGTATTGTTTTACAGAACAAAATAATACTTTTTTAGATGTTCCTTATAGTGCTTTTGAGTCTTTAAAAATACCTGAAGAACTAGAAGAAAACATAGATGTAGATTTAACAACTACACTTCCTAAGCCTCTGCAAATAAAACTAAATAAGGAATTGCCAACCTGTATTTATAATTTTTACAATCTAGATCCTAATTGGAGAAAAGAAGAAATTGTAAATAGAGTTTTGTTATTAGAGCCTTCTCATTTTAAAAAGTATCCGGTATCTAAAAAAAGCATAGATTTTATGCTAAAATTAGCAAAAGATAATATTAGTAATATACAGGTCTACGTAGGAGAATTTTCAGATTTAGTTGCTGAGCATCAGTTAAAAAAAATCTATTTTAAAGAACACCCAACGGTAATACATTACCAAGGAGAGCAAGATGCAAGAGATTGGATGTTTACTGTAAATGGTTACTATCCATCTTTTTTTTCATTCTGGAAAAAATGTAAAAAAGAGCTTAGTTTTTGAAAAAGCAAACCATAAATATAGTTTGGTTAAAAAGAGACATCCGTTCTCAGGATCATAGACCTTTTCAAAAAGCAGAACAGGCTAATGTTCCTTATATAATTATTTATTTGTTTGAGCCAAAATTCATCAATTATCCAGATACTAGTTTAAGGCATTTACAGTTTGTTTATCACTCTATAAAAACACTAAACAATACTTTAGAGCCATTTAACAAAAAAGTAACTGTGTTATATACTGATGCTGTTACTGCAATTAATTTTTTGAGTGATACTTATGAAATTAAAAATGTTTTTAGTTATCAAGAAAGTGGAGTTTTGGCTACTTGGCAAAGAGATAAAAAGGTAAAGCAAATTTGTAAAATAAATAATATTAATTGGCAAGAGTACCAAAGAGACGGTATTTTACGAGGTATTAAAAACAGACAAGATTGGAGTACGCAATGGCATAAAACAATGCACCAACCTGTAATTAAGAATACATTTAATAACACAGAGAAAGTAGAGGTTTTAGAGCATAAATATTTGTTGCCAAGAGAATTAGAAAGTAAGTTAAAAGTTTACCCAAAACAGTACCAGCCAGCAGGTGAAATTAATGCGTGGCGTTATTTAAAATCTTTTGCGGCCAAAAGAGGTTTTAAGTATCAAAAACATATTTCTAAACCAACAGAAAGTAGAATGTCTTGTAGTAGGCTTTCTCCTTATTTAGCTTGGGGTAATATTAGTGTAAAGCAAGCTTTTCAGTTTATAGGGACACACCCAAATGGCACAAAAAATAGTAATGCGTTTTCTGCAATGTTAACAAGGCTACATTGGCACTGTCATTTTATTCAAAAGTTTGAGGTAGAATGTGCTTATGAGACTCATTGTGTAAATAAAGGGTATGAGCTTTTAGAACACCCTATAAATGAAGATTACATTAAGGCTTGGAAAACAGGTACAACTGGCTATCCTTTAATAGATGCTTGTATGCGAGCTGTAGCAGAAACTGGTTGGATTAATTTTAGAATGCGTGCTATGTTAGTTTCATTTTTAACTTTAAATCTAGATCAAGATTGGAGAGAAGGTACGTACCATTTGGCTCGTTTATTTTTAGATTATGAGCCTGGTATACATTATCCTCAGTTTCAAATGCAAGCTGGTACAACAGGTGTTAATACAGTACGCTTGTACAACCCAGTAAAAAACTCACTAGAGCACGACCCAGAAGGTTTGTTTATAAAAAAGTGGATTCCAGAATTAGCTAACGTACCTGTAAGTTATATTCACGAGCCCTGGAAAATGAGTTTAATGGAGCAAACATTTTGTGGTGTAATTATAGGTGAAGACTATCCGTTGCCTATTGTAGATTTACAAACAAGTGCTAAGGCTGCCAGAGATAAAATTTGGGGACATAAAAAGCACCCTGCTGTAGAGAATGAAAAAGATCATATATTAAATACACACGTAAAGCCCAGAAAAAAATAATAAAAATGAAAAAGCAGCATCTGCCACAGAAAATATGTATTGTTTGTGAACGGCCATTTACTTGGCGTAAAAAGTGGGAGAAAAATTGGGAAGAGGTTAAGTATTGTAGTCAACGTTGTAAAAGAAATAAATGAAAAGTATAAGTATAGTTTTTCCGCATCAATTATTTAAAAAATCTCCTATGCTAGGTAATGGGGAAACCATTTATTTAATAGAAGAATATTTATTTTTTAAACAGTACTCTTTTCACAAGCAAAAAATTGCTTTTCATAGAGCAACTATGATGAGGTACAGAGATTTTTTAATTGATGAACATAATAGTGACGATACCTATATAGCATCAACAGATAAAAAATCTGATATTAGAATATTTCTACAAGAGTTAAAAAAGGATAACGTTGAGCATATAAATTATATAGACCCAACAGATAATTGGTTAAAAAAACGAATTGAAGAAAGTGCTGAAAAAGCAGGAATAAAAACCACAGTACACACTTCACCTTTATTTTTAAATTCTGAAGAAGATTTAGCATCATTTTTTACCACAGACAAAAAAAAATACCATCAAACTACTTTTTACAAAGAACAACGTAAAAAATTAAATATTCTTATTGATGAAAACGGAGAACCAGAAGGAGGTAAATGGACTTATGATGCGGAGAATCGTAAAAAATATCCGGCAAAAAAGACACCTCCATCTATTCAGTTTCCAGATGTAGATAAATACTATAAGGAAGCAAAGGAATATGTAAATAAGAATTTTGAAGATAATTTAGGATCACTAACAGAACAGAGTCTATACCCAACTAATTTTAAAGAAACTGAAGATTGGTTACAGCAATTTTTTGAACAAAGATTTATGGAGTTTGGTGTGTATGAAGATGCCATTGTAGCAGAAAACTCTATATTAAACCATAGTGTATTAACACCTATGTTAAATGTGGGGTTAATTACACCAAAAGAAATTGTATACAGGGCTTTAGATTACGCTAAGGCAAACAACGTGCCTATAAATTCTACAGAGGGGTTTGTACGGCAAATTATTGGTTGGCGAGAGTTTATTAGAGGTATGTATATTACTAAAGGAACAGAGGAGCGTACTACTAATTATTGGAAGTTTACACGTAAAATACCAGCTTCTTTTTATACAGGAACAACAGGTATACCACCAATAGACCAAACTATTAAAAAACTATTACAAACAGGATATAGCCACCATATAGAGCGTTTAATGGTATTAAGTAATTTTATGTTGTTGTGTGAGTTTCATCCGGATGAGGTATACCAATGGTTTATGGAGTTGTTTATAGATTCTTATGACTGGGTTATGGTACCTAATGTGTATGGTATGAGTCAGTTTGCAGATGGCGGTTTAATGGCAACCAAACC containing:
- a CDS encoding rubredoxin; the encoded protein is MNDDLHRILIKGGVTSPGELKDSITMLEAAGLKEVYFGSRQDLLFPLENTKEEQLERISEYNTDIVGTRAYQNIVSSYVCADIFDMTFWLKGSTFLYILERFNYLPKLKINITDPKQRLVPIFSGNLNFIASESEDYWYLNVKLPHWKKGDYYPVLVYSWDINIISKAIEDIYEDVENVEELFFVLSKKLDTNNKSIEKDLEVPYLTFPYYEGMNRMGLDQYWLGLYWRNNKYDLKFLKEFCGFCLDNGIGKICITPWKSFIVKGIKKQSRPNLERFLGQRGINIRHSQLEMNWHLPVDDLEALELKNFLVLSLNQNDISTYGLTFGLSNESGKRSHFASVIIEKNTTPTIAKDFVIRPTYNVLHFKNFDPNTHIYKAYALDVDKIELPGLLMELSKKYFKQLGRADVVAPEDSSKAEQLVKAVHQCVSCFTVYDEEYGDTTFNISPNTAFADLPENYKCSVCDAPKSNYKSVELTIL
- a CDS encoding DUF2452 domain-containing protein; this encodes MKESKKPDNVVFNVENQKYDAALKPYATSVGAPVITTTDNIAWKNRSINKVNHKLEARYLELKAQYDAMLEQYEYNKLIFDAKFTFEPIVGQTYHLYKRENNETFLSIIKPNECNFNYMGSFYLNVELIWEKI
- a CDS encoding SDR family NAD(P)-dependent oxidoreductase; protein product: MKKRALIIGGSSGIGRATAEKLLQEGVEVHVVGTNQNKLDAFKKEAPEDLFCHKVDITNSSEIDSLNTTIGGWDNLDYLVNASGIFGPKAFLDHTLEDYNSYQDLNRGFFFITQNVAKKMASTGGGSIVNVGSMWAKQAVKATPSSAYSMQKAGLHSLTQHLAMELADKKIRVNAVSPAVVQTPVYDSVFGDNDKATEALKGFNGFHPIGRIGQPSDIAKTIHFLLSDSASWVTGAIWDTDGGVMSGRN
- a CDS encoding nitrate reductase; protein product: MQKNTSHKTICSYCGVGCGIVVSKDAKGVLTVEGDKEYPVNKGMLCSKGKNLNYVAQDTTDRILYPEMRWSRNHPLQRVSWNDAFKRAAAVFKSIIDKHGPNSVGFYVSGQCLTEEYYLANKLIKGFIGSNNIDTNSRLCMSSAVVGYKKTVGEDSVPIAYADIELADCFLIAGANPAWCHPILFRRLEKHKEENPNVKIIVVDPRKTQTCASADLHLQILPGTDVILFNAIARVLIEKKKIDKSFIKKHTVNFEECKASAFQLTLNAAAKKCGIKAEDIKKAALYIGNAKGFISMWTMGLNQSVIGVSKNVALLNISLLTGQIGKPGAGPFSLTGQPNAMGGREVGGMANLLAVHKDLNNPEHRKEVSDFWGGTEIQAKPGYTATEMFNALDEGKLKAIWVICTNPAVSMPNVNKVERALKKASFVVVQDISHNSETTKFADLLLPAAGWLEKEGTMTNSERRISYLPKVIDAPGEALPDAEILWRFAQEMGYSGFNYNSASEVYDEYCLLTKGTSIDVSGLSYNRLKNEGSFQWPVPHNNHPGTQRLFSDFIFNTPDSKAHFNAPSEIYNQSEETNVDYPLILNTGRVRDQWHTRTKTGKVKRLLTHIPTPYLEMNKVDAFLRKLKEGDIAVVKSRRGEVQVKVTINFDIREQVVFLPMHWGKILNNDFGRANNLTNDIVDPVSKEPDFKYCAVEVKKYVKPKQKVIVVGAGAAAYRFIQTYREKNTVDELHVFSKEKDPFYNRVLLPEYVSNELSWQALEKLKKGELKKLNVHLHSGVGVINVNDKAKEIVDANGVTHSYNLLIMATGSRAFVPSDVPINLPGRFTMRERGDADKLKKYLQETGLPNNEQHVVIVGGGLLGLELAAALKKINVNISIIQRAPRLMERQLDNVASRLLAQDVLERDINLYFDNEVSTVFDEKTSSHSILVNLKTGKTIKCNAIVYAIGTRPNIELAKQTKLKTRRGVVVNSYMQTSNSSIFALGEIAEFNNSLFGITSAAEQQADIAANYILGDFSSIYNGSVLMNILKFENLDLCSIGMVNSPANDSSYEEIILMDVSKRFYKKCIVKDDTLKGAILMGDKNEFAEFKRLIEEEIELSEKRNELLRGASSSVPLKGKLVCSCSQVGEGNIIETVQGGCTDFAKLCSQTGAGLGCGSCKPEIKEILNSQLQLAN
- a CDS encoding flavin monoamine oxidase family protein, translating into MINTTKYIIIGAGLSGLTSAYELHKSGEKDFLVLDSRAKIGGRIVTKNHIDLGATWFQSHHTNVNAILRELNINKFPQYTSGNSVLVYSSMAPAHYFKSDPDAPSASRISGGSSTLITKLAQGFTGKIITDATVLQIEEEGNYIKVSTKDKTYIAEKVVLTVPPRIISRINFSPELPTNLIDTMKNTHTWMSNAIKVGLKFKEPFWKQKGLSGTIIGQVGAVTELYDHCNSDNNDYSLMGFVNEALRDLTAKERKNKILSYLSKYLGEEVLDYTFYYEKDWSKDVNTSCKTIKSIYMSPTYGDSLFANTYFNGKLIFSGTETSPVYGGYMDGAIYSGKLAAKKLLDS
- a CDS encoding carboxymuconolactone decarboxylase family protein: MSNLKKLGKLGKNASPAMQAFQVFDEAALADGVIPKKYKELIAVAVALTTQCPYCLEIHKKQAENAGATQEELAEVTFVAAALRAGAAVVHGTHLMNK
- a CDS encoding AraC family transcriptional regulator gives rise to the protein MKNFNKIEQYHLHKAYPNKLQFQVYDLKEYRKKNPEKAAIPHSHSYYQIIWFFNEGGTHTIDFKTYDIKENSVLFTNKDQIHSFDDNLEVEGWLIHFNESFFMHSDVDIFLKYTIFNVEQNSCYHIDKETAEIAEHHIKLIQKELPKELKFGHEDTVRFLLKSLLINLERVHHLNDDKKLRINNTYERQLFNFKDLIEVNYNKGLSITAYADILNISSRTLTSITKTLLGKSPSQLLKERIILEAKRLLKFTSLQSNEIAFRLGFEDDSYFVKYFKKSVGILPSAYRSGIK